DNA sequence from the Malus sylvestris chromosome 10, drMalSylv7.2, whole genome shotgun sequence genome:
TGGATTTGACTAGTGCCTGGTTCATCAGAAGAAACTAATTTCTTTAGCTTCTTGAGATAAAAAGACTTAAGTTCTGGGTCATCGACTTTACTTATTagttcaagtagaaaatcttcttgttcttcttgtttgtTAAGGACTGAGACTCTGTTATTGCAACAAGAATCTACACATCCTATTTTGATATCTGGAGATGAGCTATTGCTCGATGAATTATTACCAGAATAAGATAATTCCAAATCATCTTCTGATGGACTATGGTCTGTGTCTTTTAATTCCAAAACTTGGATTAGCTGAAGTTTCTCTTCCTCTGAGATCTTCAAATGATTGACAGTTTTCTTTACTCTACATTTGTTGGCATAATGGCCAAATTTGCCACACTTGTAACATTTGCCCTTCTGGGTTTGGTCTTTTGGAAATTTCTTGGAAGATTTCTTCTTCCATGTTGAATGCTTAggtttttcataaaattcatttttttgaaaatccttgtttttatatttgttgTATTTAGAATGTCTTTTGGAGTATTTGGTTGGATACCTATTGTAGGTATTtgaccttttctttttgttggaatGAGCAATAGGAGGTAATCCATATTGTTCACAGAAGTTCCTAACTCATACTTAGCAATGGATTTATATTTATtaacttgttttgaaattttcatatcGATACACATTTTCAATCCTTCATTCTGGataatatttattatatttccataagtaaggGTATGATATGGTATGATACCGTCTTCATTTACTAAAACGTTTCTGATTTTATGTGCAAAAAGATTTGGTAAtccatttataaatttttctttccaaaattgtTGATTACTGTCTTCTCTGAGCATGACTCTAGACATGAATACATCTTTATACTATCTAAAGTCGCTTAGAGTTGGATATCTCAGATTGCTGAGTTGATCATGGATCCTAGAGGTGACATTACTATGTGTTCCTATAAAATGTTCTATGATTGTGAAAAGAAGTGTGTTGATTGCGTCAGGGACGCCTTGTCCAATGTGTTCATCAAAAATTGGgattccttcttcatcttttttaacagcatttaaaatttcatttatgGATTGTTCAGTGAGATGGTCTGAAACAGTTTAATCTTAGAAGATGATACAACTAATCCATTGGACTTAATAATTCTAGCAAACAAATTCAAATGTTTCCAGtgttatatatataacatattagTTTTCTCCAGAGTTGTCTCTAAACTTGTCCCTGCCATTGTATAAACATTATACATGGTTAAGCATCTTCTAATGACCAAAAATGGAGTCCTGAAGTACCAAAAACATCCCCAAGTATAGGGTCGTTGTACGGACTCTCAACGGAGTAGAGCCTGTGTCTTTTTGAGTTGGGTGATGTGAAATATTGTCCTTGGATTTTACTATTTAAATTTTGTATTTCTTATCTCATAATTGTTACAACGCATTTAAATTGTGTAAATTTTTCTTTatctaaatttattaattgatgAAAATGGCCATTTTGGGCTACGCAGAATTCTACGTGGTCGTACTTGATCCTTTCCTCATTTCTTGACATATTTGGATATTACATGTTGATATGAATGTGTGGGCATAAGTGGAACGTAATTTGAATTTGTAACGAAGAGTCTATGAAGCTTGATCACCGAGGGTATTTTGGTCATTTACCATTTATTTAGCTCATGTGGCGTTAGTGGGTATACCACGTGGAACCCAAGGACAGGTCCCCATTTCTCTAGAAACCTCTACCCTCTTCTTTTCCGTTTCTCTTTCTCTCAGTTTCTCTTAGGGCATGTTTACGTAACCGTAACCGTAatcgaaataaaaaaataaggaattGAATTCCATTTCCATAGTATTCTTGTGTTTACTAAATATTAGGGAATAAAAAATGTGGTCGGACCCATATGAATTTTGGAATTGGATTCCTCATTTTGGAGGAATTCAACTCCCTAGATACAagtatgacaaaaaaaaaggggagttttaacgaaaagcccacagtactgttcactttaatgaaaaaccacatttttacactaaaaagtcaaacctgctactattcactttaccttttattttgtctttatcattaaaactcaaagttttcaaacatttttcattagttttcctaaaaataaaatctcCGTAGATACAAGTGGTAATCCAAATTCTGAGGATGTGAAGAATTCGGAATGGAAACCTTATGCCAATTACACCCTCACTTGAATTTTTAAACCCCAAGATTACCCTCCGTTAccctaagagcaagtccacccatgGTGGTTGCTCGGGGGATAGGCTCTaggaaagggcccgagggccgGTTGGTAGGCCTTTAGCCTTGGAgagcccgagtgagggtgggagcccgagggCCGAGGGGGTGGGGAATCGACAGGCCTGTGGCCCGAAGCCCATGATGTCAGGCCTGGGTCcggcctttttttttaatttttttttgtgtcaggcgcGTGCCCCTCACTCGCGAGTGAGGGCGCGTCGCCTGACCGGATTTCAGGGCACGGGACCGCGCGAGGCAGAAAACCTAGTGACcattgggaagccacgtggctttcCACGGTCCGTTCGATTCCAACAGCTCTTTAATACAAGCCGTCCGATTTGCAACTGTAATAAAAAAAGCTGATtttatatcaaccgttcgatctgagatcaacggttgatattaatctgctttataaattaaaaaaaatagttttaaaattaagaaaagttaccgttgtgacacgtggcacaatctggagtgttggaattcaaattttttaaaatccaacggcagagattaattatttgaataaaaatttaaaaaaattgtaaaaaatctgaaaaaattgtaaaaaatctgaaaaaaaaatttgtaaaattttttttttacttttctataaataccacttcttctccatctaccttacaccacattttcatattttctcaaccactttcaatcaaattcctatctttctctcaaagttttaatccaatttttttccacagaatgactactgatgcaggtatgaattggtcgcttcttgaagatgttgcgttgtgcactagctcggttgaagttactcataattcccttacgggtaatgaaatgcagttgcgagaaatgtgaagtttaattcataccaaatttcttGAGCAAATAGGTGgaaaaaagaaccaaagaatcgatgtctagtcgttggaaaatactttgccattcctttagtacgtggagagatgccttgacacaagctagtagtaatgttcgaagtggggcaaattatgcggatgaggtaagaatatattataattatttgtttgtattattattttgttacctaatttgattataattatttgtttgtattatttatttgttacctaatttcattattattatttgtttgtattatttatttgtgacctaatttcattattattatttgtttgtattatttatttgttacctaataatttcattagtattatttgtttgtattatttatttgttacctaataatttcatttgtattatttatttgtgacctaatttcattagtattatttgtttgtattatttatttgttacctaataatttcatttgtattatttatttgtgacctaatttcattagtattatttgtttgtattatttatttgtgacctaatttcattattattatttgtttgtattatttatttgttacctaataatttcattagtattatttgtttgtattatttatttgtgacctaatttcattattattatttgtttgtattatttatttgttaccttgtttgtattatttatttgttacctaataatttgattattattatttgtttgtattatttatttgttacctaataatttgattattattatttgtttgtattatttatttgttacctaataatttcattattattatttgtttgtattatttatgtgttacctaataatttcattattattcatttgtaacaacttcaagcacaagcatggtatgctgccaaaatcaaatcaagaaacaaatcattcaaccggtgggaatgttggaatattgttaaagattgtcctaaattcaaagttgtgcctgttggtccagaagtatgcATGAACAACACTCCTCTACACAGCACCCATGCacactctacacccgatcatggctcccatgttgatgaagaaaaaggagaagaagtgTCTGAAACGCCCATTCTTGAACAAGCGTCGAggtcgacccgttatccaattaggcctcaaggtaagaaggcttcaaagaggaaatggagtgcttccaagaatgattatggaaagtacatgcaagaACTTGCTCATCAAGGTGAATTGACGTTGGTGCGGGAATTGGCGAAATATGAGGCTGAAAAGGCTAAAGATGAGGCAAAAACTGCAGCTATTCAACAAGCATTTCAAACTGAACAGAGggaaagagagctacttaggcaagaaagggagttgcttagagaagaaagaattgcacaacgagatcgtgacattatgaacacacgtttagaagggatgtctccaaattctaaatatttttggtagTCGGAGAAAGCGAATGTGGTgcaaaggaggcgtgcaagagaagcaagatcaagacaagatggtcctagcacaacaagacaagatgatcctagcaccacagattggttaagtgatgatgaatatggtactttttgtaatcggagcccatagttttccaatcactttgggttgtaatttattatttatgttgtttccaatttattgaagttAGTACTTAATTTAAAGTAAGAGtacatttatttaattttgtaatatatttatcctaataatagaatctttattcatcaaattgttcacgtataatgaaattataaaacacaacaaataaaactaaaaaactcacCAAATGGAATTACATAagcacaccaaataaaattaaataaacataccaaataattcacaccaaataaaattacataaacatagcaaataataaaaaactcactacaaaaaacacaccaaataaaattaaataaacacaccaaatacaaacaaacatactaaataaacttaagtatcttcagcttgtttcaatgcccaTTGGTGCTttatcaagtcaatttgccgATCATTATGCATAGatgacctttgaagtgcagtatatcgttgaatgaccctttcattgtaacttccatccctttctaatggctcgtgttgcacgggttcttTGGTGGCATCATGCGCACAATATAtccgtgttcttgaattgttcatcgtgtctggctctggctcatattcatcaaccgcatcataatcgaactcatcttccacaatcatgttgtgaagaatgacgtacgtcatcatgatggatcaaaGTGACTCTACATCGAACATTCTGGCAACACCCTTgacaatcgcccaacgagcttgaaggataccaaaacaacactccatatccttcctgcacccctcttgacaacttgcaaagtgtttttcctttgcacttcgtggacgcggcactgttttgacaaatgtttcccaccgtgggtaaatgctgtcagctaggtagtatggcccatCGTACCTACGTCCGTTGACGACGTACGTGACTTTtgtgcctttccttgcaggacgtcgttgaacactggggattgggcaaggacgttaAGATCATTTTGTGCCCCtggaaccccgaaaaaggcgtgccatatccatgtatcaaaagatgccactgcctccaaaatgatagattttgctccttttctgtccccatatgcgccttgccatgcacttggacaatttttccacgtccagtgcatacaatcgatgcttcctatcatcccaggaaaacctcgcatctcgcccttcttcagaagcctttgcaagtccatgtGAGTAGGTTTTCagaggtactctgcggtgtacaaagattcgattgctccgcaaaacctcatcatggcctcaagaatggttgattttcccatcctcgttatctcatccacttggtctacAGATGCTCCATACGCAAGCATCCGCAACGCAGCAGTGATTTTTACTGAGGTATGAGACCCATAACACCACAAGCatccttcttttgcacaaagtaagaatcatggttgcaaacatcagtcatgattctgttgaacaaatgtcgttccattctaaaacgacgtctgaagtacgtatcaggaaatgcactgttatggacaaagtaaatgtccaacagctcttcaccccgtcgttgcctgcttctatcaatgTTTCTTGAACGGTTGTGCCTGCATATCTGAGCAACAGTCTGGATGACTCGATGAgaatgtgaggctctggccattcttgtttcgtcatctctccttctacgttcctcatcctcttccatctcattttcggctatctgaaggttgaacattccttcagattggttaaacaattcttcctcttgctgatcgatttcccacatcatccttgatgaagaagaagacattgtaaggatggatggtgaagaagaagcagaaactatgaataataagatagagatgttgagaaaattggtgtgagatttgtaaggatggatggtggattatatggacaattcagaaaggattggattgtagataaggccacgtggcatgccgtcattcgttaaaaatttgatcgaaatctatactcaaagattctgaaaagataatgacacgtggcacgatcgtattggataaaaatcttatcgaaatcgatctctaataattatcttttcagataatgtcacgtgacgcaattttgaacgagttaaaatctgatcgaaatctttagacaagattctcaaaagataacgacacgtggcacgatgacattggataaaaatcttatcgaaattcaacgagaacgatttaaaaaatcttatccgaaattacaagtaattttattttgtattatttaaacaaacaaaaaaaactaatattttattgtctaTTGCCAGGgagagggctccaagggtggagatgcaaatgacaattactgtttattaagggcagttactgttcattaaaggcagttactgttcaataagGTGGATTCAATAatggattcaatagtggattgccaagGAGGATGACTCAATGGGAGGAGTTGCTATAACAGAGCCTACACCACGCCAGCCGAGAGACACTCCTACCTTTCCCTGACCATCGCGGCCACCCTTATAACTCCTACAAATGCCCAGCACCGCAGCCACCTATTCATGATGGAAAAATATGTAATTGTTTGTTCTCGTTCAAGGTGATGGCCtggatttttttctttcttccttcccttctttctttctatactttatcttatttgtttatttatttatttaccaacttatttatttagttaaaaaaaaatttatataaaattaagtCTACGTTTATGTTgctttgaaaattaaaatttattaactaGCCCATAAATGAATTTCTTTAGGACCTGGGCGGTTTAGAAATTAAACTAGTTTTAATACCGATTTCATTATTTATATTCTGATTTCTGACAGTTTAGTAGATAGCTTATATaagaatctgattctgattcctcctcaattcaattctctCTATTTTAATTAACAACCATCAGATTACAATATTCTTATTCCTCACGTCCTTTCGAACCCAGCCATGGGTTTTGTTTTGAGAAACACTAAAGAAAAATCAAGGAACAATGAGCTTCAAAACGGGCCGAGAGTTTCTCATCAATATCATACATATTCCAGCCATCTTTTAGACTTTAAACATGTATAAATCGATTCCTCATGTGTGTGGATGAAATTTCatatttggttgaaaaataaagaagatatGATGATTTGAAAATTCTCCAGAAAACCAGTTAGGTATACTCCTCAAATATTTCGTTAGTTTTAACGAAATTCTATCCACAAAAGGAATATTCCAACGAGCCCAAGCCACGTGTATGGTGGCGCACAGCGACAAGTTGCCAGGCGACGGCGGTGCGAGGTGGCGGCCTGATGCCGAAAAATCTAAAATGTTGTCCTTGGCTAATTTCGATACCTTGATTCCATTTTTGGCATCCGTTTAGCGAAATTCCGTCGTTTAACATAGTTTCATTGTGGAACACCATCTAAGTTTGCGATTGGTAAAAATCAACCGTCGGATCgatatgaaattttagtatgtagTTTTAAAAGCTTATGAGACCTTTTTTTTTGTCTCCCTACgcattcctttttattttttactatgaacaaaaataaatataaacacaAGCACGTAGAAGTAGAAAAATTTACGGAAATCGTTTTCCAATGATATATGCCACTATAATTACAATCCCAAGGGTAAAGGTAATCCATAGTTGTCAGTGACACAAACTTGTATTGCGGTGGTTGGATTTGGGGTCCCGGGATTGCTTTAGTTTTGCGCATAAAATTGGGCGAGTTTTATGGGCAAGGCAAGGCCATCTGTGCTGCCGCACAAGGGCCACGTCAATTTTCCAAgttcatatatttcttattcCCGTGTAatactttttttcttcatatattcTCTTACTTTTTGTGACCCACAAGCTTCAATTAGTAACCAAATACGTATGAGTCGAACTGTAAATCAGGCAGTTTTATTTAGATGAAAACATAAAAACTCAATTTTAGTTTAAAATGATTGGTATAAGCAAAGTTGAGTTGAGCCGATCAAAGTTTTGCCCCAATATTTTCTTACATAAGCAATTATTGGAAGATGGAAAATCCGatacaagaaaatagaaaataatgGAGTTCTCATAGTTCAATTCTTTCGtgaattcaaataaaaacaataaatctagaaaagagaaaagaatgtAGGGGATTTTTACCTTTGAAAATTCACGGACCATAGGAGTCGTTGATCTGGTCCAATTTCCACAATAAACTCTCTTCAGgggcaaaatttaatttaaaaaaactaaaaaaatagggtaaattacatagtagcccctcaggtttgagatctattacaactccatacaatatctttaaaacatttcactttcatacctcatgtactattttatttcaatataatacatctgttacattttccatccattgatctgttaagtgctgacgtggcttccaaatgtgtgccacatgacaaaaataatatatatttttttaaaacctaaattttctcatttaaaaaaaaaaaaaaaaacttaaacccATCCCATCTCCCCGCAACCCCCCAAAAACCCAGATCCCTTTTCCCCACCCCACAACCTAAATCCGTTCCGTTTTCCCCCACTCCCACCCACACCCCCACCCACCTAACTAACAGAGACCTTACCCCGCCTTCCAAACCCACCTCAGCCAGAACCCGCCACCCTCATTCGGCCCCCCTTCCCGCTCACGCCCGACGCACCTCACCCTCCCCTCGCCCCCTCCTCCTGCGCCCACCACCCCCTCACCCAGAACTCGACCCCTACCCCCTTTATCCCTTCACCCACCATTTTCTCCTCTTTGCATCTCGAACCTTGCTCATCAGTCGACTCTAACAACGAGGTATGTATTTAATTTTGtcctttcaaattttgaaatttttcggTGGTTGGTTGGTGGTGGTCTGAAAATGGAATTAGGTTTGCTAAGGGTGGGTGGGGTTGCAgatgagagaagggagaaaGGGGGTGGGGGTGAAGAGGAGAAGGGGATCGGGGAACGTGGCGGTGGGGTGGGGGTTTGCTGGGTTTTTTTTATGAGAGGAGAGGTGAAGAGAATGGAGGAGAGGGATGTGGGTTGGGGCGGGGGGAAGGGTGaggtttctgggtttgtttgCGGGAGGtgggtttcagttttttttttttaagattcaggtggtttttttaattaaaaaattatttttttgccacgttggcagccacatcagcactaaTGGATTAATGGatagaaaatgtaacggatgtattattttgaaataaattagtacgtgaggtatgaaagtgaaatgttttaaagatgttgtatgaggttgtaatagacctcaaacttgaggggctattatgtaatttacctaaaaaaaaagtcacttagtattacagtttagtgatattcttcttataaagtgagaggttttaggttcgattcttacaAAACACGAATTTGAACcgcattattgctagtctattatGAAGTTTAGCCAACTCTTCCATCCTCTTAcggtaaataatatcatttgttcaaaaaaaaaaaaatctaaacaatAAGATAGAAAAGCCAACCGCGGTTAAAAGAGGGTGGTTAAGCCAGACTAGCACCACATCAAAGACAGCCAACCACTCAATCATGGCCGTCCGTTCCCTCCCCAATCGTAAGCAACCCTTACCCCACCTCTGGTTAAATTTCTTATCTCCCCGTCTCCTCCTTGGCATTTCCACGTATAAATACCTCCCCCAAATCCCCCCATCAGATCTCATCAGAAAACAGAGGGGGTTTCAGAGGGCGTCTTAATAAACGCTTTCGACTCTTCTTCTTGTTTGTGAGAGcctctctttctttgatttcttcgGTTTCGTTTCGCGGTTTCGATCGGCAAAGATGAGGGAGTGCATTTCGATCCACATCGGTCAGGCTGGGATCCAGGTCGGCAATGCCTGCTGGGAGCTTTACTGTCTTGAGCATGGCATTCAGgtatcctctttctctctctctctctctctctctctacatttatCTATCGATTTTTTTCGTATGCACGTTTGCATTTTCGATTTGTGATTTGTTCGGTATCGGATAGATATGTGACTATTGCGCACTGATTCTTTGTGATTTTATCTGCATTTGACTCAGTTATCGATCAGATTCGTGTTTTCTGACCATCGTATACACCCAGAAATGTTAATTTTGATTTGTATGCGAAAATCAATGTTATTGGTGTTgtcaaatcatttgattttccTTGGATCTATGATTCAGTGCTGTTTTTATTGACCGAAAAATTGCATATTCTGAAAATTCGGAGTTTGAgttgtaattattttttaattcaaccgatttttttattttcaatactTTATTGAAATGTGATGGTGAAATCGTCAATGGATTGATTGCCATTTATTGTTTTGAAATATTGTCTCATTTGGTTTTGTAATTGGGACTTTACGTCTGCCCGTTAGCAGTGGTTTGAGTGCTATTGGGATGAACAAGTCCCTCAAATTAATCTACGTCCATCCTATTCACTTTGTCAGCTTTTTTACTTCTTGTGTCTTGCTGATCATTTTTGGATGGAATAGGTTAATTCTTTTAACAGCGCTttgttttgaaaatttgttaCGAGTCGatgtgaatgctttgaatttgttattcagctgtttgttaattttctgtGTTCTTTTACAGCCTGATGGCCAAATGCCTAGTGACAAGACCATCGGTGGAGGTGATGATGCCTTCAACACCTTCTTCAGTGAAACTGGAGCTGGCAAGCATGTGCCTCGCGCTATTTTTGTTGATCTTGAGCCCACTGTTATTGATGAAGTGAGGACTGGAACTTACCGCCAGCTCTTCCACCCTGAGCAACTTATTAGTGGCAAGGAAGATGCTGCCAACAACTTTGCCCGTGGTCATTACACCATTGGCAAGGAGATTGTTGATCTCTGCTTGGACCGCATCCGTAAACTTGCTGACAACTGCACTGGGCTTCAAGGGTTCCTTGTTTTCAATGCTGTTGGTGGAGGAACCGGCTCTGGTCTTGGGTCCCTTCTTTTGGAGCGTCTCTCTGTTGACTATGGAAAGAAGTCAAAGCTTGGTTTCACTGTGTATCCATCTCCACAGGTTTCTACATCTGTGGTTGAGCCCTACAACAGTGTCCTCTCAACCCACTCCCTCCTGGAACACACCGATGTTGCTGTTCTCCTTGACAACGAGGCTATCTATGATATCTGCAGGCGCTCTCTTGACATTGAGCGACCCACCTACACCAACCTCAACCGCCTTGTGTCTCAGGTACACAACTATCTGGTTTAAAAGTTCGAAGACAGAATTTAGATCACTTTGATTTGTACAAAGTGGATTGTTACTAAATTtcgtttctgttttgttttcaggtCATTTCCTCTTTGACTGCTTCTCTGAGGTTTGATGGTGCCCTTAATGTGGACGTGACTGAATTCCAGACCAACTTGGTCCCATACCCCAGAATCCACTTTATGCTTTCCTCATATGCACCAGTCATCTCTGCGGAGAAGGCGTACCATGAACAACTCTCTGTGGCTGAAATCACCAACAGTGCCTTCGAGCCCTCATCCATGATGGCAAAGTGTGACCCCCGCCACGGCAAATATATGGCCTGCTGTCTGATGTACCGTGGTGACGTTGTACCCAAGGATGTGAATGCCGCTGTTGCCACCATCAAGACCAAGCGCACCATTCAGTTTGTGGACTGGTGTCCTACTGGATTCAAGTGCGGCATCAACTACCAGCCACCTACTGTTGTCCCAGGAGGCGACCTTGCCAAGGTGCAGAGGGCTGTGTGCATGATCTCTAACTCGACCAGTGTTGCTGAGGTGTTCTCTAGAATTGACCACAAGTT
Encoded proteins:
- the LOC126586962 gene encoding tubulin alpha chain-like, which gives rise to MRECISIHIGQAGIQVGNACWELYCLEHGIQPDGQMPSDKTIGGGDDAFNTFFSETGAGKHVPRAIFVDLEPTVIDEVRTGTYRQLFHPEQLISGKEDAANNFARGHYTIGKEIVDLCLDRIRKLADNCTGLQGFLVFNAVGGGTGSGLGSLLLERLSVDYGKKSKLGFTVYPSPQVSTSVVEPYNSVLSTHSLLEHTDVAVLLDNEAIYDICRRSLDIERPTYTNLNRLVSQVISSLTASLRFDGALNVDVTEFQTNLVPYPRIHFMLSSYAPVISAEKAYHEQLSVAEITNSAFEPSSMMAKCDPRHGKYMACCLMYRGDVVPKDVNAAVATIKTKRTIQFVDWCPTGFKCGINYQPPTVVPGGDLAKVQRAVCMISNSTSVAEVFSRIDHKFDLMYAKRAFVHWYVGEGMEEGEFSEAREDLAALEKDYEEVGAESAEGEDDGEDEY